The Sphaerospermopsis torques-reginae ITEP-024 genome has a window encoding:
- a CDS encoding PfaD family polyunsaturated fatty acid/polyketide biosynthesis protein, whose amino-acid sequence MYNTENRSNQENNLHFSNLFINHHQNWQGNFKNVSFDAEQIKLKLRNLEKPCYIVRNEGIIGITNEGNLSHVNNGKTAQMEMLMAVPPLAIQQLGDTRFLDFYGVKYAYMTGAMAQGIASEEMVIALGKQRILSVFGAGGLSPSRVETAINKIQQALNQKPYAFNLLHSPSEPAIERLSINLYLKHQVRIVEASAFLDLTDNIVYYRAAGLSLNSANQIQIKNKVIAKVSRREVATKFLQPAPTKILKQLVEQGLISELQANLASKIPMADDITVEADSGGHTDNRPLICLLPSILELRDEFQNKYRYENPVRIGVAGGISTPKSALAAFIMGAAYVVTGSINQSCIEAGTSEYTKELLAQAEMADVMMAPAADMFEMGVKLQVLKRGTLFPLRAQKLYELYKNYNSIEEIPLAEIEKLENQILKKPVQEIWQETVNYLSQRNPDKLTKAASNPKLKMALIFRWYLGLSSRWSNSGEKGREIDYQIWCGPAMGSFNDWVRGSYLAEPKNRKVVEVADHIMTGATFLYRIQNLKIQGLQIPDEYSQYFPEKL is encoded by the coding sequence ATGTACAATACAGAAAATAGATCGAATCAAGAAAATAATCTCCATTTTTCTAACTTATTTATCAACCATCATCAAAATTGGCAAGGTAATTTTAAAAATGTTTCCTTTGATGCAGAACAAATTAAATTAAAACTGAGGAATTTAGAAAAACCATGTTATATAGTTAGAAATGAAGGGATAATTGGCATCACAAACGAAGGTAATTTATCTCATGTCAATAATGGTAAAACAGCCCAGATGGAAATGTTAATGGCTGTTCCACCCTTAGCAATTCAACAACTAGGTGATACAAGGTTTCTCGATTTTTATGGTGTAAAATATGCCTATATGACTGGGGCAATGGCTCAAGGAATAGCATCAGAAGAAATGGTAATTGCACTAGGTAAACAAAGAATTTTAAGTGTCTTTGGTGCAGGAGGTTTATCCCCTTCCCGTGTCGAGACTGCTATTAACAAAATTCAGCAAGCCTTAAATCAAAAACCTTACGCTTTTAACTTACTCCATAGTCCCAGTGAACCAGCAATTGAACGTCTTAGCATTAATTTATATCTCAAACATCAAGTCAGAATTGTTGAAGCATCTGCATTTTTAGATTTAACTGACAACATTGTTTATTATCGAGCCGCAGGATTAAGTTTAAATTCAGCCAATCAAATCCAAATCAAAAATAAAGTCATCGCCAAAGTTTCTCGCCGCGAAGTTGCCACTAAATTTTTGCAACCTGCACCTACAAAAATCCTTAAACAATTAGTTGAACAAGGTTTAATTAGTGAATTACAAGCCAATCTTGCCAGCAAAATTCCTATGGCTGATGATATTACAGTAGAAGCAGATTCTGGAGGTCATACAGATAATCGTCCCCTGATATGTTTATTACCTTCCATCTTAGAATTAAGAGATGAATTTCAAAATAAATACAGATATGAAAACCCCGTCAGAATTGGCGTAGCTGGCGGAATTTCCACACCAAAATCAGCCTTAGCTGCCTTTATTATGGGTGCTGCTTATGTTGTCACAGGTTCTATAAATCAATCTTGCATTGAAGCCGGAACTTCTGAATACACCAAAGAATTATTAGCTCAAGCCGAAATGGCTGATGTGATGATGGCTCCCGCCGCAGATATGTTTGAAATGGGTGTAAAATTGCAAGTTCTCAAACGTGGTACACTCTTTCCTCTCCGCGCTCAAAAATTATATGAATTATACAAAAATTATAATTCAATTGAAGAAATTCCCCTAGCGGAAATAGAGAAACTAGAAAATCAAATTTTGAAAAAGCCTGTGCAAGAAATTTGGCAAGAAACAGTTAATTATTTATCCCAACGCAACCCAGATAAATTAACCAAAGCTGCAAGTAATCCTAAACTGAAAATGGCTCTAATTTTTCGTTGGTATTTAGGATTGTCTTCTCGGTGGTCTAACAGTGGAGAAAAAGGTCGAGAAATTGACTATCAAATTTGGTGTGGACCGGCAATGGGTAGCTTTAATGATTGGGTGAGAGGTTCATACTTAGCTGAACCAAAAAATCGTAAAGTGGTAGAAGTTGCTGACCACATTATGACAGGAGCAACATTTTTATACCGCATCCAAAACTTAAAAATTCAAGGACTACAAATTCCAGATGAATACAGTCAATATTTTCCAGAAAAATTATGA
- a CDS encoding PfaB family protein — protein MKEFAQNKLPKMAIIGMNCLVSDCQELDDFERSIYQGKQYFTPINYSQNDSQISSLPIPLAEIEKLSPQQQLMLKVADNTLKNIKLRPDTKIAVIMVSKSQTQHQDKLASYISRLWDATSPAFAEENSVFSALNLAQKLLTNKQVDAVLLAAMNFARQENHRIDIQTLSYDRNAHETLTGEGAAAVVLQLHDVAREENNCIYAVIDALSVLQNSPYQPEAVTQACQTAFSLAEIEAKDIGYLEVYASGITQQDEAEIQGLITAYTTGETNLNSYFNCALGSVKANIGDTHTASGIISLIKTALCLYYRYIPAVPQWSGVKKPDVWRGSPFYVATESKPWFLESGANRRIAAINSMEADGSYVHLILSEDPSQIERSSKYLEQIPYYLFAIAAKNQSSLLDKIFTLQKNLQNYPTLSQLANQTFREFQKHQKHQNQNYTIAILARNQEELTREIDRAIQGVNIAFETGKDWQTPLGSYFTANPQGKKGKIAFVYPGSFTSYLGIGRNLFRLFPKIYDDPVINNVYERVAKIEKIIYPRSINKLTKRQLEVIEQQLIDDPVTMLEAEVGIAGIITAILKNYFQIQSQCAFGYSLGETSMMLAQGIWTSFKNTSDYLNSSPLFKTQLSGTKNAVRKAWGIPLNSNVPEFWSNYIVICPISEVKEAIKHENRVYISLINTPEEVVIAGEIQACKRVIEELKCDAFPTSINHVIHCQPMESEYNELAKINTLPIQEIPESTFYSAANYEPITIDSQTIGHNIAKSLCQQLDFPRLINRVYNDNIRIFIEVGVGSNCTRWINSTLKEKEHLAVSMNRRGVDDHTSIIRGLAKLVSHQVELDLSPLYSLSGVNSQTQVQLKPNSNFQNPPLISLEDLKSITHHPSNLHYQKLSDNNALMNKAHSFLLKSRQASLQQINCLIQQKIGIYKKIVEQGAKIK, from the coding sequence ATGAAAGAATTTGCACAAAATAAACTTCCAAAAATGGCAATTATCGGCATGAATTGTCTTGTTAGTGATTGTCAAGAATTAGACGATTTTGAACGCAGTATTTACCAAGGAAAACAATATTTTACACCTATTAATTATAGTCAAAACGATAGTCAAATATCATCCTTACCAATTCCCTTAGCAGAAATTGAAAAATTATCACCACAACAACAATTAATGTTAAAAGTGGCTGATAATACTCTCAAAAATATTAAACTGCGACCAGATACAAAAATTGCAGTGATCATGGTGAGTAAATCCCAAACTCAGCACCAAGATAAATTAGCCAGCTATATTTCCCGGCTTTGGGATGCAACAAGTCCCGCTTTTGCTGAAGAAAATTCAGTTTTTTCAGCCTTAAATTTAGCACAAAAGCTCTTAACAAATAAGCAAGTAGATGCTGTTTTATTAGCAGCAATGAACTTTGCTAGACAGGAAAATCACCGCATAGATATACAGACCCTCAGTTATGACCGAAACGCTCATGAAACTTTAACAGGAGAAGGTGCAGCAGCAGTAGTATTGCAACTTCATGATGTAGCCAGAGAAGAGAATAATTGCATATATGCAGTAATTGATGCTTTAAGTGTATTGCAAAATTCTCCATATCAACCAGAAGCTGTCACCCAAGCTTGTCAAACAGCTTTTTCTCTGGCAGAAATTGAAGCCAAAGATATTGGTTATCTGGAAGTTTATGCTAGTGGAATTACCCAACAAGATGAAGCAGAAATTCAAGGTTTAATCACAGCTTATACAACAGGAGAAACAAATTTAAATAGTTATTTCAATTGTGCTTTAGGTAGCGTTAAGGCTAACATTGGTGACACTCACACAGCATCAGGAATTATCAGCTTAATTAAAACAGCACTTTGTTTATATTACCGCTACATTCCCGCAGTTCCCCAATGGAGTGGTGTAAAAAAACCAGATGTTTGGCGTGGTAGTCCTTTTTATGTTGCCACAGAATCTAAACCTTGGTTTTTAGAATCAGGTGCGAATAGAAGAATAGCTGCTATTAATAGCATGGAAGCTGATGGCAGTTATGTACATTTAATTTTGTCAGAAGATCCCAGTCAAATAGAACGCAGCAGCAAATATTTAGAACAAATCCCTTATTATTTATTTGCTATAGCTGCCAAAAATCAATCTTCACTCCTAGACAAAATTTTCACACTGCAAAAAAATCTGCAAAATTATCCTACTTTATCCCAACTAGCTAACCAAACATTTAGAGAATTTCAAAAACATCAAAAACATCAAAATCAAAATTACACCATAGCAATTTTAGCACGTAATCAAGAAGAATTAACAAGAGAAATAGATCGGGCAATTCAAGGTGTTAACATTGCCTTTGAGACTGGCAAAGATTGGCAAACTCCTCTTGGCAGTTATTTTACAGCCAACCCACAGGGAAAAAAAGGTAAAATTGCTTTCGTTTATCCCGGCTCTTTCACATCTTATCTTGGCATAGGTCGTAACCTCTTCCGACTATTTCCGAAAATTTATGACGATCCAGTAATTAACAACGTTTATGAACGAGTTGCTAAGATTGAAAAAATAATTTATCCCCGCAGCATCAATAAACTGACAAAAAGACAATTAGAAGTCATAGAACAGCAATTAATAGATGACCCAGTAACAATGCTGGAGGCAGAAGTTGGCATTGCTGGGATCATCACAGCAATTCTCAAAAATTATTTTCAAATTCAATCTCAATGCGCTTTTGGCTACAGTCTTGGTGAAACCAGCATGATGTTAGCCCAAGGTATTTGGACTAGCTTTAAAAATACCAGTGATTACTTGAACTCATCTCCTTTATTTAAAACCCAACTATCAGGAACGAAAAATGCAGTTCGTAAAGCTTGGGGGATACCTTTAAATAGCAATGTTCCAGAATTTTGGAGTAACTACATTGTTATATGTCCAATATCAGAAGTTAAGGAAGCAATCAAACATGAAAACCGTGTGTATATTTCATTAATTAACACACCCGAAGAAGTTGTGATTGCAGGAGAAATACAAGCTTGTAAACGAGTCATTGAAGAACTAAAATGTGATGCTTTTCCTACATCAATAAATCATGTAATTCATTGTCAACCAATGGAATCAGAGTACAATGAACTTGCGAAAATTAACACATTGCCGATTCAAGAAATACCAGAATCTACTTTTTATTCGGCTGCAAATTACGAACCAATTACAATTGATAGTCAAACTATAGGACATAACATTGCTAAAAGTCTCTGTCAACAACTTGATTTTCCCCGTTTAATTAACCGCGTCTACAATGACAACATCAGAATATTTATTGAAGTAGGAGTTGGTAGCAATTGTACCCGCTGGATAAATTCAACCCTCAAAGAAAAAGAACACCTCGCTGTATCTATGAATAGAAGGGGAGTAGATGATCATACTTCAATTATTAGAGGATTAGCCAAACTCGTCAGCCATCAAGTTGAATTAGATTTATCACCCTTGTATTCTCTTTCTGGGGTAAATAGTCAAACTCAAGTTCAATTAAAACCCAACAGTAATTTCCAAAATCCACCTTTAATTTCTCTGGAAGATTTAAAATCTATCACCCATCATCCCTCTAATCTGCACTATCAAAAATTGAGTGATAACAATGCACTCATGAATAAAGCTCACAGTTTTTTATTAAAATCACGCCAAGCATCATTACAGCAAATCAATTGTTTAATTCAACAAAAAATAGGCATTTACAAAAAGATAGTTGAACAAGGAGCAAAAATTAAATAA